In one Echinicola marina genomic region, the following are encoded:
- a CDS encoding M4 family metallopeptidase, producing the protein MRTITKLLVVVLFCLSTTFSNAQVRETADVQYDRSGNISFARVKAHSNQKMENAKALLALLLAGEHDDFKPVKEINDKFGMSHLKFQQYYKGIKVENSEYWVHGKNGKITKFNGHFRTIDIGSVQPQITEDAALSNALGFIDAEIYKWEDEGMQSFLREHSGDPTSSYYPEGELVITKNEMKEGKEEEMILAWKFLISSMVPNDEQVIFVDAGSGDIVRAYSLTCEIKLETERNIEEVNTPSMAETMYSGNLSITSDSFAGGFRLREERDGVDIITLNLNNSDNIGTAADFSNTGTNWTSGNWAGINQDQQALDVHWGAEMVADYWQTVHQRNSIDDSGIRILSYVHYTPNFDGNPINNAFWQGGINARYMLYGDGDSGQPNPLTSSDICAHEFGHGINEFTANLTPGWHETGALNEGFSDIWAACIEDWATSNKATWIMGEEVFSGGFNGLRNLQNPKSTNTAEGQHPDTYQGDYWHAQEEPHFNSTVLSHWFYLLSQGGSGTNDNNDSYTVDGIGIEKAALIAYRMELIYLTSSSEYADARIAAINAAEDIYCENSPEVRAVTDAWYAVGVGGAFSGGIMNISGEDIVCSNTSFSLSNMPSGTNISWSVSPSNLVTSSSGSGATANLTPAASYSSGQATITYTVRNGTCETEIQKAIYVHAGSPDEGNATYSYNGSNQTANPYISVINNVVCDLLYPVTLDVPLLGSEISNVSMIYTSDPNITYWGSGGAESMSINFEFWEYGQEVIFRVSMQNDCGTSYQDYAFRSEDCYGTALNYKVYPNPASESINIELEQDLIKQSVSDKEKINIKLFDPSGTELMSKTVNESRTTIDVSNLGNGFYYVHIMHKNGIIRKKIRIKR; encoded by the coding sequence ATGAGAACTATTACCAAGTTACTTGTAGTGGTATTATTTTGTTTAAGTACCACTTTTTCCAATGCCCAAGTCCGTGAAACGGCAGATGTACAATATGATAGATCGGGAAATATATCCTTTGCCAGAGTCAAAGCCCATTCCAATCAAAAAATGGAAAATGCCAAGGCTCTCCTGGCTTTACTTCTTGCCGGAGAACACGATGATTTTAAACCGGTAAAGGAAATCAATGACAAATTTGGAATGAGTCATTTAAAGTTCCAACAATACTATAAAGGAATAAAAGTCGAGAATTCAGAATATTGGGTTCATGGAAAAAACGGTAAAATCACCAAGTTCAATGGACACTTTAGAACTATAGATATCGGTTCGGTACAGCCCCAAATAACCGAAGATGCAGCTCTATCCAACGCTTTGGGTTTTATTGATGCAGAAATCTATAAATGGGAAGATGAGGGCATGCAATCCTTTCTTAGAGAACACTCGGGCGACCCTACTTCCAGCTATTACCCTGAAGGCGAGCTGGTCATTACCAAAAATGAAATGAAAGAGGGGAAAGAAGAAGAAATGATTTTAGCATGGAAATTCCTCATCTCATCCATGGTCCCTAATGATGAACAGGTGATCTTTGTGGATGCAGGATCAGGTGATATTGTAAGGGCATATTCTTTAACCTGTGAAATAAAGTTGGAAACCGAGAGAAATATCGAGGAAGTAAACACTCCTTCTATGGCCGAAACCATGTACAGCGGGAACTTATCGATCACCAGCGATTCGTTCGCAGGAGGATTTCGTTTAAGGGAAGAAAGAGATGGTGTAGACATCATTACCTTAAATCTCAATAATTCCGATAATATCGGTACAGCAGCTGATTTCTCCAATACAGGTACCAATTGGACAAGCGGGAACTGGGCAGGAATCAATCAGGATCAACAAGCCCTGGACGTTCATTGGGGAGCTGAAATGGTCGCAGATTATTGGCAAACAGTACACCAAAGGAATAGCATAGATGACAGTGGTATCAGGATATTAAGTTATGTCCATTATACTCCTAATTTTGACGGAAACCCTATCAACAATGCATTTTGGCAAGGGGGTATTAATGCCAGATATATGTTATACGGAGATGGAGATTCAGGTCAGCCGAACCCATTGACGTCTTCGGATATCTGTGCCCACGAATTTGGACACGGCATTAATGAATTTACAGCCAACCTAACCCCGGGCTGGCATGAGACCGGTGCTTTAAATGAAGGTTTCAGTGACATATGGGCGGCATGCATAGAAGACTGGGCGACTTCAAACAAGGCAACATGGATAATGGGCGAAGAAGTGTTCTCCGGAGGATTTAATGGTCTAAGAAACTTGCAAAACCCCAAAAGTACAAATACGGCAGAAGGCCAACACCCAGACACATACCAGGGAGATTATTGGCATGCTCAGGAAGAGCCTCATTTCAATTCAACGGTCTTGAGCCACTGGTTTTATTTATTGTCTCAAGGCGGAAGTGGTACCAATGATAATAATGACAGCTACACTGTCGATGGAATAGGGATTGAAAAGGCTGCCCTGATAGCCTACAGAATGGAACTTATTTACCTAACCAGTTCTTCCGAATATGCGGATGCCAGAATAGCCGCTATCAATGCTGCTGAAGATATTTATTGTGAAAACTCCCCTGAAGTACGCGCTGTCACCGACGCATGGTACGCTGTAGGTGTTGGAGGTGCCTTTAGTGGTGGAATTATGAATATAAGCGGAGAAGATATTGTCTGTTCCAACACCTCATTTTCTTTAAGTAATATGCCATCAGGCACCAATATCAGTTGGTCAGTCAGTCCTTCCAATTTGGTAACCTCATCTTCCGGCTCAGGGGCAACGGCCAATTTGACACCTGCTGCATCCTACAGCTCAGGTCAGGCAACCATTACGTATACTGTGAGAAATGGCACGTGTGAAACGGAAATTCAAAAGGCTATTTACGTACATGCAGGTTCTCCTGATGAGGGCAATGCAACCTATTCCTACAATGGTTCCAATCAAACTGCCAACCCTTATATCTCAGTGATCAATAATGTTGTATGCGATCTGTTATACCCGGTAACCTTGGATGTTCCATTATTAGGTTCTGAGATCTCCAATGTATCCATGATCTATACTTCCGACCCAAACATTACCTATTGGGGATCAGGGGGGGCTGAAAGCATGTCCATTAACTTTGAGTTTTGGGAATACGGTCAGGAAGTCATTTTTAGAGTCAGCATGCAGAACGATTGTGGCACTTCCTATCAGGATTATGCTTTCAGATCAGAAGATTGCTATGGTACAGCGCTAAATTATAAGGTTTACCCCAACCCTGCATCAGAAAGTATAAATATCGAACTGGAACAAGACCTGATAAAACAATCTGTTTCCGATAAGGAAAAGATAAACATCAAATTATTCGATCCCTCCGGAACTGAACTGATGAGCAAGACCGTAAATGAATCAAGGACGACCATTGATGTCAGCAATCTGGGGAATGGGTTTTACTATGTACATATCATGCATAAAAACGGGATTATCAGGAAAAAAATAAGAATAAAAAGGTAA
- a CDS encoding collagen-like protein, whose amino-acid sequence MKTKYYSLLGALCLMIVVSSCIEGEQGPEGPQGEKGEQGEQGIPGVDGNSLLYGNQPPEPSDGKEGDFYIDTHSSELYGPKTAFGWGDPTGLQGEPGKDGEDGSRIYSGSMSPSLNIGELGDFYFQTTIGVLYGPKRSTGWGSGVSLKGPQGEPGTANVIASNWTAYNVDGLSPTKAVVYAYLPSATRNLLLSVTGASSLHDFVNNENGILLVYHRNPVDGLFSLPSFRPMGTWDIKSSLYWTLDGTSGWQNRIIIEVDNMSGGEYPFSSKSLVFGTDRPEFRFVMVPQGALNATVRSRINSDLSELTYKDVINLFGLGD is encoded by the coding sequence ATGAAAACGAAATATTATAGTTTGCTTGGAGCATTGTGTCTCATGATAGTTGTTTCTTCCTGTATAGAGGGTGAACAGGGACCGGAAGGGCCGCAGGGTGAAAAAGGTGAACAGGGCGAGCAGGGTATTCCGGGTGTCGATGGGAATAGTTTGCTTTATGGAAATCAGCCACCGGAACCATCTGACGGAAAGGAAGGTGATTTTTATATCGATACCCATAGTAGTGAACTGTATGGCCCGAAAACCGCTTTCGGTTGGGGTGATCCCACGGGGTTGCAGGGAGAGCCAGGGAAGGATGGTGAGGATGGTTCCAGGATTTATAGTGGTTCCATGTCACCTTCTCTGAACATCGGGGAATTGGGAGATTTTTACTTCCAAACCACAATAGGTGTACTTTATGGTCCCAAGAGAAGTACAGGATGGGGAAGTGGGGTCAGTCTGAAGGGGCCGCAGGGTGAGCCTGGAACTGCGAATGTGATAGCTTCCAATTGGACGGCCTATAATGTCGACGGCTTATCACCTACTAAGGCGGTGGTGTATGCGTACCTGCCCTCAGCGACCAGAAACCTTTTGTTAAGTGTCACTGGTGCGAGCTCTTTACATGATTTTGTGAACAATGAGAATGGGATATTGCTTGTATATCATAGAAATCCAGTGGATGGCCTGTTCTCGTTGCCCAGTTTTCGTCCTATGGGGACATGGGATATAAAATCTAGTCTTTACTGGACTCTTGATGGAACATCGGGTTGGCAAAACCGAATAATAATTGAGGTTGATAACATGTCTGGGGGAGAATATCCCTTTTCCAGCAAAAGTTTGGTATTTGGTACAGATAGGCCAGAGTTCCGGTTTGTTATGGTTCCTCAAGGAGCATTAAATGCTACTGTAAGAAGCAGAATTAACAGCGATCTTTCTGAACTTACCTATAAAGATGTAATAAACCTATTTGGTTTGGGTGATTAA
- a CDS encoding virulence-associated E family protein, with translation MMRPHKKVKELDDGSNSSTVRMIKYLMSKYDFINNIVLNEVFVSEKETNRYHPVNPNTLYIEARAGGYRTSVGEISSFLSSDYIPSTDPFIAYFEKYRALWNLEEHGDYTGRFASYIHAEDQKRFNVQFKKWLVRCVACSIRNDYYNKQAFIFIQDKQNTGKTTLTRFLIPPELGEYYAENISVDKDSLIALCQNFGIIQDELSSLSRAEINSQKTLMSKSYIKVRHPYDRKAKMEPRRASIWGSTNKAEFLTDETGKMNLLFSVLH, from the coding sequence ATGATGAGACCCCATAAAAAAGTCAAGGAACTTGACGATGGCTCGAATTCTTCCACGGTACGAATGATCAAGTATTTGATGTCCAAGTATGATTTCATCAATAACATTGTGTTGAATGAGGTCTTTGTCAGTGAGAAAGAAACAAACCGTTACCATCCGGTCAATCCTAATACACTATACATTGAAGCGAGGGCAGGAGGTTACAGGACTTCGGTTGGGGAAATATCCTCTTTTCTCAGTTCAGACTATATCCCTTCGACCGATCCCTTTATAGCCTATTTTGAAAAGTACAGGGCATTATGGAACCTGGAAGAGCATGGTGATTATACCGGCCGATTTGCTTCTTATATCCATGCAGAGGATCAGAAGAGGTTTAATGTACAGTTTAAGAAATGGTTGGTACGCTGCGTGGCCTGTAGCATTCGGAATGATTATTACAACAAACAGGCTTTCATCTTTATCCAAGACAAGCAGAACACAGGGAAGACCACGCTGACACGTTTTCTAATTCCTCCCGAATTGGGGGAGTATTATGCTGAAAATATCTCGGTGGACAAGGACAGCCTGATTGCACTCTGCCAGAACTTCGGGATCATCCAGGATGAACTATCCTCCCTTTCCCGTGCAGAGATCAATTCTCAGAAAACTCTGATGAGTAAGTCTTACATAAAAGTTCGTCATCCTTATGACCGCAAAGCAAAGATGGAGCCTAGAAGGGCCTCCATCTGGGGTAGTACCAATAAAGCTGAATTCCTGACAGATGAAACAGGGAAAATGAACCTACTATTTAGTGTTTTGCACTAA
- a CDS encoding helix-turn-helix transcriptional regulator, with the protein MNDVILTQIDKEVLVDEIADAVVSRLLDVLPAQEPEDELIQIPEVMKLLGRSRTTINNWRKEGFLREHVFNTRVYFKKSEVMNAGRQKNGFKK; encoded by the coding sequence ATGAACGATGTAATCTTAACACAAATTGACAAGGAGGTATTGGTAGATGAAATCGCTGATGCTGTAGTTTCTCGGCTTTTGGACGTTTTACCTGCCCAAGAGCCAGAGGATGAATTGATCCAGATCCCTGAAGTTATGAAGCTTTTGGGTAGGTCGCGCACCACGATCAATAATTGGCGAAAGGAAGGATTTTTAAGGGAGCATGTCTTTAATACCAGGGTTTATTTTAAGAAGTCGGAAGTCATGAATGCAGGTAGGCAAAAGAACGGCTTTAAAAAGTAA
- a CDS encoding single-stranded DNA-binding protein gives MEITGRLTADTTVQQLEDERKVVNFTVAINDRFKTQAGEVKDVATFIRCAYWISSKVAEWLNKGAIVQLYGRIGVDAYVNGNGEAVGNLTFHTNNIKLVASANKKNGQQQNGKSELEVTVEETEDLPF, from the coding sequence ATGGAAATCACAGGAAGACTGACAGCGGACACAACCGTCCAACAACTGGAAGATGAACGCAAGGTGGTCAATTTCACCGTTGCCATCAATGACCGCTTCAAGACACAAGCGGGCGAAGTTAAGGATGTAGCCACTTTCATTAGGTGTGCATACTGGATAAGCAGCAAGGTAGCCGAATGGCTGAACAAAGGTGCAATCGTACAGCTATACGGGCGCATCGGTGTGGATGCCTATGTCAACGGTAATGGTGAAGCCGTGGGTAATCTCACCTTTCATACCAATAACATCAAACTGGTAGCATCTGCGAACAAAAAGAACGGACAACAGCAGAATGGTAAATCTGAACTTGAAGTAACGGTGGAGGAAACTGAAGACCTACCATTTTAA